One part of the Paracoccus sp. MBLB3053 genome encodes these proteins:
- a CDS encoding DUF2460 domain-containing protein, which yields MAFHEIRFPTNLSFGSVGGPERRTEIVALTSGHEERRTPWQHSRRRYDAGMGLRSLDDIAALIAFFEARAGQLHGFRWKDWADYKSCFPGGTISSADQIIGTGDGVRKAFALRKSYQSGPARYWRPVVKPVAGTVRAAVGKVEQHEARDFTLDSTQGTISFEVPPPVGAEVTAGFEFDVPVRFDTDRIAVSVASFQAGDLPQIPVIEVRL from the coding sequence ATGGCGTTTCACGAGATTAGATTTCCCACCAACCTTTCCTTCGGTTCGGTCGGCGGGCCCGAGCGGCGGACCGAAATCGTTGCCCTGACGAGTGGTCACGAAGAGCGGCGGACGCCATGGCAGCATTCCCGCCGCCGCTACGATGCCGGAATGGGGCTTCGCTCGCTGGACGACATCGCAGCCCTGATCGCTTTCTTCGAAGCCCGTGCAGGCCAGCTTCACGGCTTCCGATGGAAGGATTGGGCCGATTACAAATCCTGCTTTCCTGGCGGGACAATCAGTTCGGCCGATCAGATCATTGGGACCGGAGATGGCGTGAGAAAGGCTTTCGCGCTGAGAAAATCCTATCAGTCCGGGCCTGCACGTTATTGGAGGCCTGTCGTCAAACCCGTGGCGGGCACTGTCCGCGCTGCAGTGGGAAAGGTGGAGCAGCATGAAGCAAGGGATTTCACGCTAGATTCAACGCAAGGCACCATCTCCTTCGAAGTTCCACCCCCGGTTGGCGCAGAGGTGACCGCAGGCTTCGAGTTCGATGTACCGGTTCGGTTCGACACGGATCGGATTGCCGTTTCGGTTGCCTCCTTCCAGGCAGGTGACCTGCCACAAATCCCCGTCATCGAGGTCAGGTTATGA
- a CDS encoding phage tail tape measure protein, with protein sequence MTEGDGIDEPVVGRASLEKSIDESGQVTAAFERELSRLRDSMLFTGREVSSLSSGIGIGLRRAFEGLVFDGVKLSDALKGVARSLADSAFSVAMKPVQQAISGAISQGVNGLLSGAMPFASGSAFTQGRVMPFAKGGVVSQPTHFPMRGATGLMGEAGPEAIMPLTRGADGRLGVAASGGARPVNVTFNVSTPDVAGFQRSQGQIAAQLGRVIARGDRNG encoded by the coding sequence GTGACCGAAGGAGACGGAATAGATGAGCCTGTGGTCGGACGGGCTTCGCTTGAGAAAAGCATCGACGAAAGCGGGCAGGTAACGGCTGCGTTCGAAAGGGAGTTATCCCGTCTGCGCGACTCGATGCTTTTCACGGGGAGAGAAGTCTCGAGTCTCAGTTCAGGAATTGGCATCGGACTTCGCAGGGCGTTCGAGGGGCTGGTATTCGACGGTGTGAAGCTGAGCGACGCGCTGAAAGGAGTTGCCCGGAGTTTGGCCGACAGCGCATTTTCGGTCGCGATGAAGCCCGTTCAGCAAGCGATTTCAGGGGCGATCTCGCAAGGGGTGAACGGGTTGCTTTCAGGGGCCATGCCCTTCGCGAGTGGTAGTGCATTCACCCAGGGGCGGGTCATGCCTTTCGCCAAGGGAGGGGTGGTGAGCCAGCCGACGCATTTTCCCATGCGCGGCGCGACCGGGCTGATGGGGGAGGCCGGGCCAGAGGCAATCATGCCGCTGACCCGTGGTGCCGATGGCAGGTTAGGGGTCGCCGCCTCGGGCGGAGCAAGGCCCGTCAACGTGACCTTCAATGTTTCGACCCCCGATGTGGCCGGATTCCAGCGGTCGCAAGGACAGATCGCTGCGCAACTGGGGCGGGTCATCGCGCGCGGCGACAGGAACGGGTGA
- a CDS encoding phage tail assembly chaperone, translating to MSRRSLDWAGLIRVGMGPSMLGGLGLQPAVFWALTPAELAAMLGVVAGEAAMTRSRLAELAALYPDAQSHRED from the coding sequence ATGAGCCGCCGCTCGCTTGATTGGGCCGGACTCATCAGGGTCGGAATGGGTCCGTCAATGCTTGGTGGGCTCGGGCTGCAACCGGCTGTCTTCTGGGCGCTGACCCCAGCTGAACTGGCGGCAATGCTGGGGGTGGTGGCAGGGGAAGCCGCCATGACGCGGAGCCGCCTGGCAGAGCTCGCGGCCCTTTATCCGGATGCTCAGAGCCATCGGGAAGACTGA
- a CDS encoding gene transfer agent family protein: MVNPWRGEVEVVLNDQSFPARLTLGALAELETELGAKSMIELIERFETGQFSSHDVIAVIVAGLRGGGWEGERSNLLNSELRGGPMEAAKLAATLLARAFRLEGA, encoded by the coding sequence ATGGTCAACCCTTGGAGGGGAGAGGTCGAGGTGGTGCTGAACGATCAGTCCTTCCCGGCCAGGCTGACCCTGGGTGCCCTCGCGGAACTCGAAACAGAGCTGGGTGCCAAAAGCATGATCGAACTGATCGAACGGTTCGAGACCGGGCAGTTCTCCAGCCATGACGTGATCGCTGTAATTGTCGCGGGTTTGCGAGGAGGTGGATGGGAGGGGGAACGATCCAATCTGCTGAATTCCGAGTTGAGAGGCGGGCCGATGGAAGCGGCGAAACTGGCCGCTACGCTGCTTGCACGCGCATTCCGGCTGGAAGGTGCATGA
- a CDS encoding phage major tail protein, TP901-1 family gives MAVQNGRDLLIKLDMTGDGHFETIAGLRATRIAFNAETVDVTSLESEGRWRELLGGAGVRSAAISGSGVFRDATTDERARQVFFDGEVPRFQVVIPDFGTVEGPFQITSLEYSGSYNGEATYEVSLASAGALSFVSL, from the coding sequence ATGGCAGTGCAGAATGGCCGCGACCTGCTGATCAAGCTGGACATGACGGGTGATGGGCATTTCGAGACAATCGCGGGGCTCAGGGCGACCCGGATCGCGTTCAACGCCGAAACCGTCGATGTCACGAGCCTGGAGAGCGAGGGGCGCTGGAGAGAATTGCTGGGCGGCGCAGGGGTGCGGTCGGCAGCGATCTCGGGTTCCGGCGTGTTTCGCGACGCGACGACGGACGAGCGAGCGCGTCAGGTGTTCTTTGACGGGGAAGTTCCACGCTTTCAGGTGGTGATCCCGGATTTCGGAACCGTCGAGGGGCCGTTCCAGATCACCAGCCTTGAATATTCCGGCAGCTACAACGGAGAGGCGACCTATGAAGTTTCCCTGGCCAGCGCGGGTGCGCTTAGTTTCGTCTCGCTCTGA
- a CDS encoding DUF3168 domain-containing protein has translation MSYQAALALQTSIYQALIANDALRDLVGDRIYDASPAVPPAGVHVAIGPEDTRDAGDMTGRGSVHELRISVHSGADEPGGFREAKAVAAQVTTALESASFALATGHLVGIWFVRAKAQRIGNGDGRRVDLIFRARIDLG, from the coding sequence ATGAGCTATCAGGCCGCATTGGCGCTTCAGACATCAATCTATCAGGCTCTCATCGCGAATGACGCGCTGCGCGATCTGGTCGGCGATCGGATCTATGACGCTTCGCCCGCCGTGCCGCCGGCAGGGGTGCATGTGGCGATCGGTCCTGAGGACACCCGGGATGCGGGCGACATGACCGGGCGCGGCTCCGTCCACGAATTGCGGATCTCGGTTCATTCCGGGGCAGATGAACCTGGCGGATTCCGCGAAGCCAAGGCGGTTGCAGCGCAAGTGACCACGGCGCTTGAGAGCGCGTCATTTGCTCTCGCGACGGGGCATCTCGTGGGCATCTGGTTCGTCAGGGCCAAGGCCCAACGCATTGGGAACGGCGACGGTCGGAGGGTCGATCTGATCTTTCGCGCGCGCATCGATCTTGGTTGA
- a CDS encoding head-tail adaptor protein — MRAPRMTVPLVLEAPKSESDGMGGFETVWSPIGEHWAELVAGSSRERAAGIGNENRVSWQIRVRAAAVSDPRRPLPGQRFRMGSGYALRTFLIASVAEDGPEGRYLTCRATEEVRR, encoded by the coding sequence ATGAGGGCGCCGCGAATGACGGTGCCACTTGTTCTGGAAGCGCCCAAGAGCGAATCCGACGGCATGGGTGGCTTTGAGACAGTTTGGAGCCCCATTGGTGAGCATTGGGCCGAACTCGTGGCCGGTTCAAGCCGTGAGCGGGCAGCAGGGATCGGCAACGAGAACAGGGTGAGCTGGCAGATTAGGGTCAGGGCAGCCGCGGTTTCGGACCCGCGGCGACCGCTTCCAGGCCAGCGGTTTCGGATGGGGAGCGGTTACGCGCTCCGGACCTTTCTGATCGCATCGGTCGCCGAGGATGGTCCGGAAGGCAGATACTTGACGTGCAGAGCTACTGAGGAGGTGCGTCGATGA
- a CDS encoding head-tail connector protein has translation MMLVEMTAPPVEALPVSGLRAHLRLARGFEIADDSSETAALTGFLRAAMATVEARTGKVLLSRQFRMRLENWRDCEAQTLPLAPVNSIDRIDVDDGAGRVTVLDRESYRLVADLQRPILAPRSAFLPTVPQGGSVSVIFSAGFGTAWEAIPADLAQAVLLLAARYHEDRTFEGSQAAMPFGVSALVERWRSVRVLGGRGASRGRT, from the coding sequence ATGATGCTAGTGGAAATGACCGCGCCTCCGGTCGAGGCATTGCCGGTAAGTGGGTTGCGCGCCCATTTGCGTCTGGCGCGAGGGTTCGAGATCGCGGACGACTCGTCCGAGACCGCTGCGCTGACGGGTTTCCTTCGGGCGGCCATGGCGACGGTGGAAGCTCGGACCGGCAAAGTGCTGCTGTCGCGTCAGTTCCGGATGCGCCTGGAAAACTGGCGGGATTGCGAAGCGCAGACGCTGCCCCTGGCTCCTGTCAACTCGATCGACAGGATCGATGTTGATGACGGCGCGGGGCGGGTCACCGTGCTTGACCGCGAAAGTTATCGCCTGGTGGCGGACTTGCAGCGCCCCATTCTGGCACCGCGTTCGGCGTTTCTGCCGACCGTGCCGCAAGGAGGCAGCGTTTCAGTGATCTTTTCGGCTGGCTTCGGCACTGCTTGGGAGGCGATTCCGGCGGATCTGGCGCAGGCGGTCTTACTGCTTGCCGCGCGCTATCACGAGGATCGTACCTTCGAGGGTAGTCAGGCGGCGATGCCATTTGGCGTCAGCGCGCTTGTGGAACGTTGGCGGTCGGTGAGGGTGCTTGGGGGGCGCGGCGCTTCGCGGGGCCGCACATGA
- a CDS encoding phage major capsid protein, with product MTEAKAAAGEAMPGNLESEMIGFVNELKIFRLDIQKRLQAQEERMTMLDRKTNHRGRAPLSAEADAGAPHQKAFDAYVRHGDDAALRGIVLEGKAMTTSSDGGFLAAPTVAVQVQDALNVTASLRRVANVVTVESANYEVLVDMGDIATGWSSEAGTQAETGTSAVQRVVIPVHELSAMPKASQRLLDDAAFDVETWLAGRIAEKFARAEATAFVNGDGVNKPKGFLTHAKAANAAATNAQIGTIPSGGAGDFASTNPANALIDLVYALGAQHRANATFVMNSKTAAAVRKMRDTDGRFLWSDSLAMGQPPQLLGYPVLLCEDMPDIAAGSYAIAFGDFKAAYTIVERPDLRVLRDPFSAKPHVLFYATKRVGGGVTDARAIKLMVFG from the coding sequence ATGACCGAGGCCAAGGCCGCGGCCGGGGAAGCCATGCCCGGCAACCTTGAGAGCGAGATGATCGGGTTCGTCAATGAACTCAAGATTTTCCGCTTGGATATTCAGAAACGACTGCAAGCACAGGAAGAGCGCATGACCATGCTGGATCGCAAGACCAATCACCGGGGCCGTGCCCCTCTTTCGGCCGAGGCGGATGCCGGTGCGCCGCATCAGAAGGCCTTCGACGCATATGTTCGCCACGGCGACGATGCGGCCCTGCGCGGCATCGTATTGGAAGGGAAGGCCATGACGACCTCGTCTGACGGCGGCTTCCTGGCGGCTCCGACCGTCGCGGTACAGGTTCAGGATGCGCTGAACGTTACCGCCTCGTTGCGCCGCGTTGCCAATGTGGTGACGGTCGAGTCCGCGAATTACGAAGTGCTCGTCGATATGGGAGATATCGCCACGGGCTGGTCGAGCGAGGCCGGAACGCAGGCAGAGACCGGCACATCGGCAGTGCAGCGGGTGGTCATTCCGGTTCATGAACTTTCCGCCATGCCCAAGGCCAGCCAACGGCTGCTGGATGATGCGGCCTTCGACGTCGAGACCTGGCTTGCCGGGCGTATTGCCGAGAAGTTCGCTCGTGCGGAAGCGACTGCCTTCGTCAATGGGGATGGGGTGAACAAGCCCAAGGGCTTCCTGACCCATGCCAAGGCAGCGAACGCAGCGGCAACGAATGCTCAGATCGGAACGATCCCGTCGGGCGGTGCCGGCGATTTCGCCTCGACCAATCCAGCCAATGCACTGATCGATCTTGTCTACGCGCTGGGTGCGCAGCATCGGGCGAACGCAACCTTTGTCATGAACTCGAAGACCGCCGCCGCCGTGCGCAAGATGCGCGACACCGACGGTCGTTTCCTGTGGTCGGATTCCCTTGCGATGGGACAGCCTCCGCAACTGCTGGGCTACCCGGTCCTGCTGTGCGAGGACATGCCCGACATCGCGGCGGGTTCATATGCGATCGCCTTTGGTGATTTCAAAGCGGCCTATACGATCGTCGAGCGCCCCGACCTGCGGGTTCTGCGCGACCCGTTCTCGGCCAAACCGCATGTGCTGTTCTATGCAACCAAGCGTGTCGGCGGTGGCGTGACCGACGCCCGCGCGATCAAGCTCATGGTCTTCGGCTGA
- a CDS encoding HK97 family phage prohead protease: MNLKDYGLELKHAAGGTLVSDGATIEGYASLFGLPDQGGDIVTKGAFAESLRRVAERGDRVRMLWQHDPARPIGVWDEIREDAKGLWVKGRLLPEIAQAREAAALIAAGAMDGLSIGYRTISAERDAKGRRLLSEVELWEVSLVTFPMLAEAKVGQKSDREFEMAAAFRAATKALRAE, translated from the coding sequence GTGAATTTGAAGGACTATGGGCTGGAACTCAAACATGCCGCCGGCGGAACGCTTGTCTCGGATGGTGCGACCATCGAAGGCTATGCGAGCCTTTTCGGCCTGCCTGATCAGGGCGGCGATATCGTGACCAAGGGCGCCTTTGCGGAAAGCCTGAGGCGCGTGGCAGAAAGGGGGGACCGGGTCAGGATGCTGTGGCAGCACGACCCCGCCCGGCCCATCGGCGTCTGGGACGAAATCCGCGAGGACGCGAAGGGGCTGTGGGTCAAGGGGCGCCTTTTGCCCGAAATCGCCCAGGCTCGTGAGGCCGCCGCGCTGATTGCCGCTGGCGCGATGGATGGCCTTTCGATCGGCTACCGAACCATTTCCGCCGAGCGCGACGCCAAGGGGCGGCGGCTGCTGAGTGAGGTCGAGCTGTGGGAGGTGTCCCTGGTCACTTTCCCGATGCTGGCCGAGGCGAAGGTCGGTCAGAAATCCGATCGGGAATTCGAGATGGCGGCGGCGTTCCGTGCCGCAACCAAGGCGCTGCGCGCCGAGTGA
- a CDS encoding GTA head formation protein, RCAP_rcc01685 family: MEGSRFLKEPFDWHDQRFDTQERIMALQFGQVERRLERIEALIEGLERRLWMTVYGVVAVILTQAVQSILEYAPKGG, translated from the coding sequence ATGGAGGGTTCGCGTTTTCTGAAGGAGCCCTTCGACTGGCACGACCAGCGCTTCGACACACAGGAGAGGATCATGGCCTTGCAGTTCGGGCAGGTGGAACGACGCCTCGAACGGATCGAGGCATTGATCGAGGGGCTGGAACGTCGGCTTTGGATGACGGTCTACGGCGTGGTCGCAGTCATCCTCACGCAGGCCGTGCAGTCGATCCTGGAATACGCACCGAAAGGAGGCTGA
- a CDS encoding phage portal protein, with the protein MGFRWFGQARSEASVETKASATGKIVALSAGAGRVVWSPRDTVSLTRAGFSGNPVGFRAVRLIAEAAAAVPLLCQDRERRYDTHPVLDLLRRPNPGQGRADLLEALIGQILLSGNGYVEAVGEGAKGLPAELHVLRSDRIAVVPGTDGWPEAYEYAVGGRKFRFEMAGSPDPICHIKSFHPLDDHYGLSPMQAAAVAVDVHNSASSWSKALLDNAARPSGAIIYKGVDGQGSLSPDQYDRLVTEMELHHQGARNAGRPMLLEGGLDWKPMGFSPSDMEFHETKKAAAREIAQAFGVPPMLIGIPGDATYANYAEAHRAFYRLTVLPLVSRVASALAWWLSEHMGAEIDLRPDPDQVPALAEERDQQWKRVGDAIFLTDSEKRAVLGLPPLSEG; encoded by the coding sequence ATGGGTTTTCGTTGGTTCGGGCAGGCAAGGTCCGAGGCTTCCGTGGAAACAAAGGCGAGCGCAACGGGCAAGATCGTGGCGCTGTCGGCCGGAGCAGGGCGCGTGGTCTGGTCGCCCCGCGACACGGTTTCGCTGACGCGGGCCGGGTTTTCAGGAAACCCGGTCGGATTTCGCGCCGTGCGCCTGATTGCCGAAGCGGCAGCGGCGGTTCCGCTGCTGTGCCAGGATCGCGAGCGGCGCTATGACACTCACCCGGTGCTGGACCTGTTGCGCAGGCCCAATCCAGGGCAGGGCAGGGCAGATCTGCTCGAGGCGCTGATCGGGCAGATCCTGCTGAGCGGCAACGGCTATGTCGAGGCCGTCGGAGAGGGCGCCAAGGGATTGCCCGCTGAATTGCACGTCCTGCGCTCGGACCGGATCGCCGTCGTGCCCGGAACAGATGGCTGGCCCGAGGCCTATGAATATGCAGTGGGCGGGCGCAAGTTCCGGTTCGAAATGGCCGGAAGCCCCGATCCGATCTGCCATATCAAGAGCTTTCACCCGCTGGACGATCACTATGGGCTGTCGCCCATGCAGGCGGCGGCGGTCGCGGTGGACGTGCATAACAGTGCATCGAGCTGGTCCAAGGCATTGCTTGACAATGCTGCGCGGCCTTCGGGGGCCATCATCTACAAGGGCGTGGACGGGCAGGGCAGCCTGTCGCCTGACCAGTATGATCGGCTGGTGACCGAGATGGAGTTGCACCATCAGGGCGCGCGCAATGCGGGGCGGCCGATGCTGCTGGAAGGCGGCCTTGACTGGAAGCCGATGGGGTTCAGCCCCAGTGACATGGAATTTCACGAGACCAAGAAGGCCGCAGCGCGTGAAATCGCGCAGGCTTTCGGCGTGCCTCCGATGCTGATCGGCATTCCGGGGGATGCGACCTATGCAAACTATGCCGAGGCGCATCGTGCCTTCTACCGGCTGACGGTATTGCCTTTGGTGTCACGGGTCGCAAGCGCGCTGGCCTGGTGGCTGTCGGAGCACATGGGGGCAGAGATCGACCTGCGCCCCGATCCCGATCAGGTGCCGGCGCTGGCAGAAGAGCGCGATCAGCAATGGAAACGTGTCGGCGATGCCATTTTCCTGACGGATTCAGAGAAGCGCGCGGTGCTGGGCTTGCCGCCACTTTCGGAGGGGTAA
- a CDS encoding DNA-packaging protein: MKSGAAWLACAEPREVDEFLGGLSDNALASLPWLFEFWALPHQLPPEGDWKSWVIMGGRGAGKTRAGAEWVRGQVEGATPEMPGRAHRVALVSETFDQARDVMVFGESGILACSPPDRRPVWEAGRRRLVWQNGATAQVFSAHEPEALRGPQFDAAWVDELAKWKKAEDTWDMLQFALRLGDHPQQVVTTTPRNVAVLKRILGNASTVTTHAPTDANRAYLAESFLAEVEERYAGTRLGRQELEGVLLEDVEGALWTTAMVERCRTDKAPELTRIVVAVDPSVTGGAGSDECGIIVAGVRAEGPATGWRAYVLEDATVRGGPTDWARAAISAMDRHGAERLVAEVNQGGDLVESVVRQIDPLVPFKALRAGRGKGLRAEPVAALYEQGRVHHLRGLGALEDQMCRMTVRGYDGKGSPDRLDALVWAIHELMIEPSAHARNPQIRGL, translated from the coding sequence ATGAAATCGGGCGCCGCCTGGCTTGCCTGCGCCGAACCTCGGGAGGTTGACGAATTCCTGGGGGGGCTCAGCGACAATGCGCTGGCGAGCCTGCCCTGGTTGTTCGAGTTCTGGGCGCTGCCGCACCAGTTGCCGCCCGAAGGCGACTGGAAAAGCTGGGTCATCATGGGCGGGCGCGGCGCGGGCAAGACCCGCGCCGGCGCGGAATGGGTCAGGGGGCAGGTCGAGGGCGCGACCCCGGAGATGCCGGGGCGCGCCCATCGGGTGGCGCTGGTCAGTGAGACATTTGACCAGGCGCGCGACGTGATGGTCTTTGGCGAGTCGGGCATTCTGGCCTGCTCGCCTCCTGACCGCCGGCCGGTATGGGAAGCCGGCCGGCGCAGGCTGGTCTGGCAGAACGGGGCGACGGCGCAGGTCTTTTCGGCGCATGAGCCCGAGGCGCTGCGGGGTCCCCAATTCGACGCGGCATGGGTCGATGAACTGGCCAAGTGGAAGAAGGCGGAGGACACCTGGGACATGCTGCAATTCGCGTTGCGGCTGGGTGATCATCCCCAGCAAGTGGTGACGACGACACCGCGCAATGTCGCGGTGCTGAAGCGCATCCTGGGCAATGCCTCGACCGTCACGACCCATGCGCCGACGGATGCGAACCGCGCCTATCTGGCCGAGAGCTTCCTGGCCGAGGTCGAAGAGCGTTATGCGGGCACCAGGCTGGGTCGGCAGGAACTGGAGGGCGTGCTTCTGGAGGATGTCGAAGGCGCGCTGTGGACGACCGCGATGGTGGAGCGCTGCCGGACGGACAAGGCCCCCGAATTGACCCGCATCGTGGTCGCGGTCGATCCTTCGGTGACGGGCGGAGCGGGCTCGGACGAATGCGGCATCATTGTCGCGGGCGTCCGGGCCGAGGGGCCGGCGACCGGCTGGCGGGCCTATGTGCTGGAGGACGCAACCGTGCGGGGCGGCCCGACCGACTGGGCCCGCGCCGCGATCTCGGCGATGGATCGTCACGGTGCCGAACGCCTGGTGGCCGAGGTCAACCAGGGCGGCGATCTTGTCGAAAGCGTTGTCCGTCAGATCGATCCGCTGGTGCCCTTCAAGGCCTTGCGGGCCGGGCGGGGCAAGGGGCTGCGTGCCGAACCAGTCGCCGCGCTTTACGAGCAGGGGCGAGTTCATCACTTGCGGGGGCTGGGGGCGCTGGAAGACCAGATGTGCCGAATGACCGTACGTGGCTATGACGGCAAGGGATCGCCCGACCGTCTGGATGCACTGGTCTGGGCAATACATGAGCTGATGATCGAACCGTCGGCGCATGCGAGGAACCCGCAGATCAGGGGTCTCTGA
- a CDS encoding permease, whose protein sequence is MTMNFDPGIEPPEGPYMAGAEVVPDMSVLEIADGLFQSYAADLHRLRLKIQAGETNELKESGRLVRDLRAAAHLVLEERGKVDKLRKDAAGQVEGGALDLVAARDEIGRRLACLRRTSGG, encoded by the coding sequence ATGACGATGAACTTCGATCCGGGGATTGAGCCACCGGAAGGGCCTTACATGGCTGGCGCCGAAGTGGTGCCCGACATGAGCGTGCTGGAAATCGCGGATGGGCTGTTTCAGTCCTATGCGGCGGATCTGCATCGGCTGCGGCTGAAGATCCAGGCCGGCGAAACGAATGAATTGAAGGAATCCGGCCGACTGGTGCGCGACCTGAGGGCGGCCGCGCATCTGGTGCTGGAGGAAAGGGGCAAGGTTGACAAGCTTCGCAAGGATGCAGCCGGACAGGTCGAAGGAGGCGCTCTCGACCTTGTCGCGGCACGAGATGAAATCGGGCGCCGCCTGGCTTGCCTGCGCCGAACCTCGGGAGGTTGA
- the mltG gene encoding endolytic transglycosylase MltG, producing MWRHIASNFLTLLIVILVAVAAAIAWGKHEYSSPGPSASAQCVRVAPGASLAAVSDQLVEQGVVSNGYIFRAGTDYRGKAGGLKFGSYLIPAHSTMEQVVDILSAGGPSTCGVELTLRIGVRENSVVLRDIDPETGSMAEQAKYDPAKEEAPAPILAAEESATSRLRITVAEGVTSWQIVEGLKQAKFLAGNVAKVPDEGSLAPETYEVQKGSDRGDLIDEMAERQASILAAAWEKRQPDLPYATPQEALIMASIIEKETGVAAERRVVASVFINRLRREMRLETDPTVIYGVTKGQGVLDRGIRGSELRRRTPYNTYVIAGLPPTPIANPGRAAIEAAMDPEETDFIFFVADGSGGHAFARTLAEHNENVARWRRIERERGQPLSPVQGD from the coding sequence ATGTGGCGCCATATCGCGTCGAACTTCCTGACGCTGCTGATCGTCATCCTGGTCGCGGTTGCGGCCGCGATTGCCTGGGGCAAGCACGAATACAGCAGTCCTGGTCCGAGTGCTTCCGCGCAATGCGTCCGCGTCGCCCCGGGCGCCAGTCTGGCCGCGGTCAGCGACCAGTTGGTGGAACAGGGGGTCGTCTCGAATGGCTATATCTTTCGTGCGGGAACGGACTACCGGGGCAAGGCGGGGGGGCTGAAATTCGGCTCCTATCTCATCCCCGCGCATTCAACGATGGAGCAGGTCGTCGATATCCTGTCGGCGGGCGGCCCATCGACCTGCGGGGTCGAACTGACCCTGCGGATCGGCGTGCGCGAGAACTCGGTGGTGCTGCGCGATATTGACCCCGAAACGGGCTCGATGGCCGAGCAGGCCAAATACGACCCGGCCAAAGAGGAAGCCCCGGCCCCGATCCTGGCCGCCGAGGAAAGCGCGACCTCGCGGCTGCGCATCACGGTGGCCGAGGGCGTGACCAGCTGGCAGATCGTCGAGGGGCTGAAGCAGGCGAAGTTCCTTGCCGGGAATGTCGCCAAGGTTCCCGATGAGGGCAGCCTCGCTCCCGAGACCTATGAGGTGCAAAAGGGCTCTGATCGGGGCGACCTGATCGACGAGATGGCCGAGCGCCAGGCGTCGATCCTGGCTGCGGCATGGGAAAAGCGTCAGCCGGATCTGCCCTATGCGACGCCGCAAGAGGCGCTGATCATGGCCTCGATCATCGAGAAGGAAACCGGGGTCGCCGCCGAGCGCCGCGTCGTCGCAAGCGTGTTCATCAACCGGTTGCGCCGAGAAATGCGTCTGGAGACCGACCCGACGGTGATCTATGGCGTCACTAAAGGTCAGGGCGTACTGGATCGCGGCATTCGCGGCTCGGAGCTGCGCCGCCGCACGCCTTACAATACCTATGTGATCGCGGGCCTTCCGCCGACCCCGATCGCCAATCCTGGCCGCGCCGCGATCGAGGCTGCGATGGACCCCGAGGAGACGGATTTCATCTTTTTCGTCGCCGACGGATCGGGCGGGCATGCCTTTGCGCGGACCCTTGCGGAGCACAATGAGAATGTTGCCCGCTGGCGCAGGATCGAACGGGAACGCGGACAACCCTTGTCTCCGGTTCAAGGCGACTAG